The genomic segment CACGTTCATGTTTTCCTTGAGGAAACGCAGTTCACGCTCGATTTGGTTGCGAGTGAACGTCATTTGCTCGTATGTCTCGGTATTCATGAAAGTGTACTCGTCTCCGCTCGCATACAGATATTGCATGGTGCTGGATTCGATGCGGGCAGGGTTAACTTTTTCACCGCCACGGAAAGTCATTTCCGTCGTGTTGCCGTTGCGCAGGTTGCGCAGTTTGGAGCGAACGAAAGCCGCACCTTTACCTGGTTTTACGTGTTGGAATTCTAGCACGGTATAAATATTGCCATCCACTTCGATTGTCAAACCGGTACGAAAATCGTTTACAGAGATCATGGTAGTCCTCCCAAATCAATCAATAACAGAATAAGTATAAATTACACAGGCAAAATGAGCAACTCTTTCGTGGACCTGTTCAGGTTCTCATGACCATCAGCTGTAATCCACACATCGTCTTCGATCCGAACGCCACCAAGTCCTGTTACATAAATGCCTGGCTCCATTGTCACGAGCATACCTGGCTCCAATACGAAGGTGCTGACAGTCGACAGCCCCGGCAGCTCGTGAACTTCCAGTCCGAGGCCATGACCTGCACTGTGTCCATATGCGTCACCATAGCCTGCTGCTGTGATGATATCTCGCGTTGCTGCGTCAGCGTCTTTTGCGGATACACCTGGCTTCAGTGCTTCTAAACCTGCCAACTGCGCACGCAGAACGATTTCGTAGATTTCACGCATTTTCGGGTCTGGCTCTCCCACAGACAACGTGCGTGTGATGTCGGAATGGTAGCCCTGATAAGCAGCACCAAAGTCGAGCGTAACCATTTCCCCTGCCTGAATCACTTTCTCGGAAGCTCGTCCGTGTGGCAGAGCGCCGCGCACACCTGACGCTACGATCATATCAAAAGCAGAGCCTGTCGCTCCTTGTTTGCGCATGAAGTATTCCAATTCCAAAGCAACATCGGATTCACGCACACCTGGCTTGATGTAACCTTGAATATGCGTAAAAGCCGCTTCTGCGATCCGAACCGCTTCACGAATAATGACCATCTCAGATTCGTCTTTAAACATGCGGATTTTTTCAAGCAGACCGCTTGTTGGTACCAGCTCCACTCCGTCAAATCCTTTGTTCCAATCCTGATAGGTGCTAAAGGACACGCTGCTCTCAAATGCCAAGCGCTTGATCCCTTTTTCTTGCAGGAGCTTTGCAATCGCTTCGACAGCTTTTCTCTCGTTGTTTACCACCGTAAAATCTGGTGCCTGTTCTTGCCCTTGTTCCACATAGCGAAAGTCTGTGACGAGAAACGCCTCTGTTTCGGTGACAATTACCCATCCCGTTGAACCTGTGAAACCACTCAGGTAGAAGCGATTCTCTGTTTTTTCGGTAATAAACGCCTCTGCTCCAACTTGTGTCAGTGCCTCGCGCAATTTATGCAGACGTTGTTTCATGACAGCCTTTTCCCCTTTTCGAAAGCTATTATTTTTTTCCGATTTTACGGACGAGCGCTCTTAGTGCCCATTCATATCCATCGATTCCCAATCCGACAACTTGTCCAATCGCGATAGGAGCGATGACCGAGTGATGGCGAAATGGTTCCCGTGCATGAATATTGGAGATATGTACTTCAATCGTTGGCAGAGCTACACTGGCCAATGCGTCTCGGATCGCATAGCTGTAATGGGTGAATGCCCCTGGATTGATCAAGATGCCGTCATGGACACCTCTCGCCTGATGAATCGCGTCGATGAGGACACCTTCGTGATTCGATTGGAGATGCTCAAGCTTTCCACCCAACTCATCCATGACACCCTTCAGGATTGTCACCACATCCTCCAGCGTTTCCCTTCCGTAAACATCCGGCTCCCTTGTCCCCAATAAATTCAGGTTGGGCCCGTTCAGTACCAAGACGGAAGTCATCGACCATCCCTCTCCCTATAAAAGTTTTTTTCCGTGTAAGAATTTATAAGCGACATGCTTATGAATTCTGGAGCGCATGAAACTAACCGCAAAAACGCGGTCGCTCCGCTTTGAAGAGGCATCGATAGTAGTTTTCTTACTAATGAAACATTTTACCACAAGCGCCCCTGGTTCCATAGTAGGCATTCATCTATGCAACATTACGAACATTGTTACATCCATTTTGACAAGGAATGGAGAAATCCTCCTACCTTGTGGACTCATTCCATGCATGATTCTCGTCTGACTGCTCGAGTATGATTGTCATTCCAATGAACAAGCCAAACGTCAAATACCAAGCGGCTTCCGTACTTAAAGTGGCGACCTCCCAATTTGCGATATGAAAGAAAAAGCCCGCTATCACTAACATGACTGCCCCGTAGACGAGTCCCAGCCACCACGCACGGATCCGGCTAAAAAGCAAGCTGAACACAAATGAGGCAACGGCTGTTTCAACGAACAGCACGATAGCACCAAGGCACACGCTCGTAAACGTATTTTCATCCTCGATGCTGATAAAAGGACGTGCAAACGATCCGACTCCGTACGGGGTCATGTTCAAAAAGTGAGCCATCAAACGAACGAGCCCCCAAATGATCGTTCCCCAGAATGCGACCTCCAAAATCTTCGAAGTGGAGATTCTTTTACTCCCTTGCCTGCCTTCTTCCGTATGGGATACGCGTTCTTGCTTGTGCTTTCGTCCTGTTTTGCTTCTTTCCATTTCCATCACCTCTGTTCTCTAGTATGCTCTTCCTCTAAGCTTTTCACTTTTACTTTACATTTGTTGGAAAAGTGCGAACTCCTTGTAGCTTCAAGTCGCCATTTCCGTTAATATAGTGGTAAGGATGGTGATTGTATTGGCGCAACAAAACGTACCTAGCTACGGCGGTCAGGCCGTCATCGAAGGAGTTATGTTCGGTGGCAAAACCATGACTGTTACGGCTGTTCGCAAAAAAAATCATGAAATTGAGTATTTTGAATCCCCACGATCGGAATATAAATGGATTACTACGCTGAAAAAGATTCCGTTTGTGCGTGGGATTGTTGGTTTGGTCGAAGCCAGCGCCAATGGGGCCAAACATCTCAACTTCGCCTCTGAACAATACAGTATGGAGTCTGGAGAAGAAGTTTCTGAAAGCCCATCGAAGCTCACCATGATTTTAGGTGTTGCTGTCGTCGGGGTACTTTCTTTCCTGTTCGGCAAATTCGTATTTACACTCGTTCCCGTTTTCCTGGCCGACTTTTTACTCGGAAAATGGGTACCGGATGGCGTTCCTCAAACGTTGGCTGAAGGCGGATTTAAAATCTTGCTCCTCCTCGGCTACATTACAGCAATTGCACAAGCTCCGTTGATTAAAAGGCTTTTTCAATACCATGGAGCCGAGCATAAAGTGATTAACGCATTCGAATCCGGGGTAGAATTAACAGTAGCCAATGTACAAAAATTTTCCGCTCTGCATTATCGTTGCGGCAGTAGTTTTCTCATTTTCTCAGTGTTCGTCGGTGTAGTGATTTACTCACTGTTCAGTTATGACTCCCTGACGGAGAGGGTCGTACAACGCATTGTTCTTTTGCCACTGGTAATCGGCGTCTCTTACGAGGTTTTGCAGTGGACAAACAAGCTCCGTGATGTACCAGTCCTACGTTACCTTGGTTATCCAGGATTGTGGTTGCAAAAGATCACGACTCGTGAACCAGATGACAGCCAAGTCGAGGTAGCCATCGCTTCATTCCAAAAGATGCGGGAGCTTGATCAGAAGCACGTGCAGGAAAGAATGGTTACGACCGGATAACGTGAGGCATTTTTATTCCCATAGAGGTGAAGCCCTATGTTACGCCGCATTCCACCAGTGATTCTGATAGTGATCGTACTGGCGATTTACGGATTTTTGATAACACTCATCAATGATCCTGTCAGCACGATTGTCATCTTGGGATTATCCGTTGTACTTTTCTTGGTCGTGCGCAACTATTTACAAACCGGCTCCTTCTTTTCACAAGGCGCAGGCTCTGGCAAACCTAGACAGCCAAAGGTCAAGGTGAAGCCAAAGCCCTCCATTGCTCGGCAAGCTGTGAAGAAGCAGTCGACTACCCCGAGAAAAGATCATCCATTTCGTGTGATCGAAGGCAGCAAAGGGAAGCAAAAAGAGAAACAAGACGAAAAATCGCAAAATAATATCTCCCACTAAAAACAAGAACAGGTTGCCTGAATCGGCGACCTGTTTTTTTATTAGACCAGCATTTTCGGAGAGCTATTGCGAAACACTTTGACGTAATCTTCAAAATCCCATTGCGCCAAAAATTTGTGAGCCGCTGCCTCCCCTGACTCAAACAATTGTTGCCTCATTTCTTTAGACAGCTGAAATTGGGTGGTTCTCACCCCTAATGTATGGATGAAAATCGTCCGAACGGCTTTTGCCTTTTCCACATACAGGCGGTCATGAGCATCGAGCATGGTCGCCAGCAATCCCCGAGAGAAGGAAAAAAGACCTTTGATGCTAGTCGCTTCTCTCTTGTCCTGATCATCACTCAGACGAAAACCAATCGTCGGCCACCGCGGAGTCCCGGGTACATCAAATAACCACACGGGATAGTTACTCAATAATGCGCCATCGACAATATAGTGGACATGTCCAGCACTTTGCAGCTTTGCAGGCTGAAAAAAGAACGGGATAGACGAAGACATGCGAACCGCTCGTGCCACAGGAAAATGATCGGGTTCTACACCATATCGTGGCAAATCGTCGGGAAGTATAAGCATTTTTCCGTCAGTGACATCAGATGCGACAACTTTCAGCTTACCAGGAGGAAGATCTCCGAATGTTCGCACTCCTTTTCGCTGTAACAACTCCTCTATGAACAATTCGATTCGATCTGCTCGATAAATCCCTTCCCGCACGACTAGTTCATAGATTGGCCCGATGAGAGGGAGCCTGCCCAACCCCGAGTGCTTGAGAAAGTGAAGGTAATCCAGCTCTTCAAAGATCGGTTTCAACTCATGGCTAGAATAGCCTGCGCCGAGCAAAGCTGCAACAATGGAGCCAGCCGAGGTACCCGCGAGTCTTTCCCATGTGTATCCATTCTCCTCCATGACTCGCAAGGCACCGATAAAAGCGATTCCTTTTACGCCGCCACCTTCAAAGACTGCATCCGCTTTCACCTTGTTTCCCTCCCTAAAATTCCTCCCCATTCTCCATGTATAAGACGACGGCTCTTCCGTTACCACAAAGAAAAACGCAAGCCTGGTCGGCTTGCGCTATAATACGATAACGATATAGACTATTCCTCTTTTTGCTCATCTAACAAACGAATGTTACGAAGCTCTTCTATACGCTTTGGATCTGCCTCGAAGTACTGAACCAGATACTCCAGGCATGTAATCGATTCCCAGCTCAGGTGGTGCTCGATTCCTTCCACATCCTGATAAATATGCTCTTCATCCAAGCCAATGATCCGCATAAATTCTTCCAGAAGACTGTGACGGTCCACTAAGCGTTTTCCGATTTTCTTCCCTTTTGGCGTCAACACAAGTCCACGGTATTTTTCATAAACGAGATACTTGTCTTTGTCCAGCTTCTGAACCATTTTCGTGACCGAAGAGGGATGTACTTCCAACGCTTCAGCAATATCGGAGACACGAGCATAGCCCTTTTCTTCAATTAAGTTGTAAATGCGTTCCAAATAGTCTTCCATACTCGGCGTCGGCGGCATTGTGAACCCCTCATTTCCAAACCGTTATTTCATCTAGCCAAAAAAGGCACGTAGAAATATGATACCGTGTAATGAGAACCATTTGCAAGAGAAAAGTACCTATCGTAGCTGTTTTTCTGGTGTTGGGTTCATCATTTGGACATATTGTACGAGTTGTTGACCCAATTGCTCCATGCGCGCATGCAAGCGCTCATCCTTCAGCTTGCCTTCAGGTGTAAAGGCATTGTATGCACTTGGGATGGAAGGGCTAGATGGCAACGGCCATGCGTGCAGGTTGCGCATGATTAACTGCAACGTGTTGACCGTGTTCGTAGCACCCATGCTTCCCCCAGCGACGCCAATAATGGCAACCTGCTTGTCACGCAAAATGCGCGCTTCTAAGAAGTCAATGGCATTTTTCAAAGCACCGGTCATTGTGCCATGGTATTCAGGCGAACCGATTACAAGGCCATCTGCTTCAGAAATCGCTTTGACAAACCGATGGACAATTTCAGGATACGTACTGGTATCATCACGATCATCATACAGCGGCAGCTTCCAGTCCGCGAGATGAATCATTTCAACATCGGCACCTGCAGCCTTCGCGGCTTCAAGTACAATATGAATCGCTTGTTTTGTCGTAGAGTTGGCATTCATGCTTCCGGCTATTCCTACAATTTTCATGGTTTCACCCCATCGATAATCTAAATACTGGTATGTTCATCATTATATTCCATTAAGTATATTTTGTAAACATTTATGTTTATTTAATATCATCTGTTCTGAACTGACGTGTTTGTCTCATACACTTGTACCAAGTTGCAAGTGAGGATGATGCCTATGGACAAAGTCGCTTGGCATATCGCCGTGCTTTTTGCAGGGTCTGCGTTAGGTGGATTCTACTTGGGTGGATATGAGTGGTTACGCTTTTTTACTTATTTCGGTTCCTGGGGGACAATAGGCATTGCACTTGCGGCTCTTGGTCTCGGATGGTTCGGCGTCCAGCTGTTGACCTTTTGCCATCGGAAGCAAATTCGCTCCCTGTACGAGCTGTACTACGTATTGTGTGGCGAAGCGTTCGCTTCTAGCCTATCTGTTATCACCCACATTCTGCTGTTGGGCTATACAGGGGTCATGCTTGGGCAACAGGCAGATTTCCTACTGGAGGAGCTCTCTCCTCTATGGTTCATCCTTCTAACCATTGCAGCCATCTTCTTTATCATAAATCGTTGGAGGTGGATTGTCACTGCAACAGCCATATCTCTATCCATCGGTTTCTTATTATTCGGATTGATTTTCAGCGCACAATCCCATGTGCCATTACCGAGCTTGGGTTATCAAATGAATGTGAACTGGCTGATTCACGCCGTATTTTTCCTTGCCTTGCATTTTCTTATTAGCTTGGCCACGACTCTACCTTTGGCAGTACGTGCGGCCCATGAGCGAACAGTTCAGATAGGGGCTATCATCGGAGCTGGAATCTTCCTTTTGTTCACGGTGTTAGGTCAAGCTATTCTTCTTGCCCACTGGCATGATGCCCACTCCTCTGTACTGCCTTTCAAACAAATTTTGGTTCAACTGATGACGGGTGGCGATTGGCTACTCGCTATCCTTTCACTCTTGCATGGCGGAGTCATTCTGGCAGCCCTACTCTACTCGTTGACACATCCAATTGCAACACGTCAACACCTGCAAATGCTGCCATTGATCATCGTCATGCTGCTTACCGTTTTTGTATTCTCTCTCCTCACACTCGTTGTTCCTTGGAGTATGTCTGTAATCGCCAGTGCAGCGACCTATTGCGGCATGTTCTTAATTGGCTGGTACGTTTGGAAACATCAGAATTGACCTGATTGTCTACTCGTAGCTCCTGTGGTCAAGACAGAATCTTGACCACTTTTTTTGCATTACCACAAATAAAAAACGTCCCCCGAAGGAGACGTTTACTGCAAAGCCTCACTTTCCGCTCTTAGCTGTCCCCCAATTGGAGAACCCAGCGGATAAGCTGGCGTTGTTTGTTCCGTAATTTTGTGGATTGCTGAAAGAACCGCCTTTGTCGCCGTTGCGATTTGTTTCCGATCAATTTGGGACAGGGAATCATCTGTTGCTTGTCCAGTCCCTGCACTCGTCACAAGTGCCGTAGGAATGCCTGCGGCGGCCAAATAACCTGCTGCACCGTTTCGTTCGCGCGTCCTATCCTTGTCGGAAGGAGACACCCCCGCTGCTCTCAGCAGTTGGATTGGCAGATTTTCATTGCCCAGCGAATTGGTTGCAACAAGCTCTGCCTTTTGACTCCCCACCCCATCGACATAGAAGGCTGCAATCATGGCTTGTCGCTCTGTAGCTGATAAGGCATTCACATAAGCAATCGGTCCTCTGCTTCCCGAAGTAACCGCACCGAAGCTTACGAACCTCACTTCCGTATCAATCGACTTGTCAGCCATATCACGCGCTATTTCAAGTAAGGCCGCTACACCGGAGCCATTGTGATTTGCCCCAACAGATAACCCAGCGGAATCATGGTGAGCGGATACCATGACGACCTGCCCGGTATCGTTTTGATTGGGCTTTCGGCTTGCCACGATATTATACGAGGTTTGCTTAGTGGTTACGGCTCCTTCTACCTTTACGGTTCCCTTCACAGGCCGCTTGTCCATGATGCGTTTTTGGAGCTTCGTGCCATCCGCCTTGGACAAAGCGATCACAGGAACCGCCATATCCAGAGGTTCGCCCAGTGAAGCATTCCAACCTTCCTCCCGATCATTCCAGATGATAAGAGCAACGGCTCCGGCAGCCGCTGCTTGGCGTACTTTTTCTCCGAACGGAATCTCACCTCGCTTGACCAAGGCAATCTTCCCCCGAGATGCATCATTCGCAAAATCAACCGCTCTTCCCAAGCCTGCATCCACCACTTCTGCTGTCGCGGTTCCATTGATCCCAAAAGCAAAACTACTTACTGTCCATTTTTGACCAGGCCATTCTTCCATCGTCAGTGATAGAGAAGTAGGCTTTCGGTACGTATAATAAGAAAAAGGATCGAGCTTGGTCTTGTACCCGTAAGATCGCAGTGTATTTTCCACATAGACAGCTGCTGCAAATTCCGTTTCAGTAGCAGGTGGACGGGCTGTTCTCGCCAATTGCTCGACATGGCCGTACAAGCGTTCAGGATCGATCCAGTCTTGCGTTTCCTCTGCATGAGCACGATGTGAAAGGAAAGGTATCGGCAATATCGTTCCACAGACAAGCAAGGCACATAGCGCATAGTGACGGACAGATCGCATGGCACTCTCCCTTTCCTTCGCTGTTTGCTATTTATTATGGGCGGTTATGACAAAAAGAGTCTAGTCAGAATAGTTAGTCAAATAACCTCATCCTGCGCCATCTCTGGACAACTTTCGTTTCCCTTCTCCCAAAACGTCGATTTTTCGAGTGACTTCCCTCCATATGAATTCTTAATAGAAAGGTGCTTTTCACCGTAAAATTATTGATAAAGAAAAGGCGACTTTCAAATTGACCTATGTCCTTCCCTTTTGCTAATGTGGAATCAACAAAAAACCGTTTGAAAGAAACGGATTGGAATCCATTGAGGGGGAAGTATCATGCTGTATGTAGATGGCAAATGGGTAGAAGACGGGCAAGTCGCAGTTCATCCAGAAGACCGCGGTTACAACTTTGGGGATGGCATATATGAGGTAGTACGTATTTATAAGGGCCGTATGTATCAATGGGATGGACATCTTACCCGTTTGTTCCGAAGTGCCAAAGAAATAAAAATGGAGCTTCCATGGAGCGCAGAAGAGCTGACAGACTTAGCGAATCAGCTGATCGCCAAGAACAATATCACGGAGAATGATGACGCCAGCCTTTACCTGCAAGTATCTCGTGGCGCCTCTCCCCGTGTACACGATATTCCGTCCGGGATCAAGCCTGTGATCATGGGCTTTGTCCGTCGCAAGGATCGTCCTGTCGCCGATATGAAAAAAGGCTGGACCGCTCAGCTCGTCGAAGATATCCGCTGGCTGCGTTGTGATATCAAAACGCTCAATCTGCTAGGGGCTGTTCTTGTCAAACAATACGCAAAGGATGCAGGTGCCCAAGAATCGATTTTGCACCGCAACGGCATCATCACAGAGTGCAGCTCCTCCAATTTGTTCGTCGTGAAAAATGGCGAGCTGTATACGCATCAGGCTGACAATCTGATCCTGCACGGAATTACTCGCCAAGTGGTCATTGATTTGGCTCGGAACAATGGCATCACTGTACATGAAGAAGCATTCGACATGGCTTTCTTGAAGCAAGCCGATGAAATATTCCTCACCAGCACGACCGCGGAAATCATGCCGCTCATCTCGGTAGATGGCGTCGCTGTCGGCAACGGACAGCCAGGACCTGTCGTGCTTACGCTACAAGACTTGTTTGAACAGCATATCAACACGAGTGTTCTCGTGTAATGAAAAGAAGCTCTCCCGGTATGCGTATACATCCGAGAGAGCTTTTCTTTATTGTTTAACGACGCAAATTCCATTCGTCTGTAGCATAGCGCGTACTCACGAGTTCTTCTGCCAAAGCGAGTTCTTCATCTGTAAGCGTTGAAGGGATCAGCTCCACTTCCAATCCGGATGCAAAGCCTTTCGAGAACGCCTCGATGGATTCTTGGAGACTGATTGGCCGAGGGCTTACTTGGTTGATCGTCACTGCTTTTTGACGGAAGCTATCGATCATCCGTTGTTTTACCCGCTCCGATGGGAAATGCAAGAGCGAGAACAGCAAATCTACGTCCATATCAAGCAGAATAGAGCCGTGCTGAAGAATAACACCCTTTTGGCGAGTCTGAGCGCTTCCCGCTACTTTTTTCCCCTCTACTACGAGCTCATACCAAGAGGGCGAATCGAAGCAGGCGGATGACCCTGGAGATGTATACTTTTCCTTCTCTTCTTCATTCGCCAAAGAGACCATTTCCGCCGAGAGTCCAAGGTTTTGGAAGCCGTGCAGAAGTCCCAAGCTGATGATTTTGTAGGCTTCCGTCACACTCGAAGGCATTTTCGGATGGTCTTCGGATACGATGACACTGTATGTCAGCTCCTGATCGTGGAGAACAGCACGCCCTCCCGTCGCTCTGCGAACAAAGCCCAGTCCTCTCTTTTGAACTTCCTCCAGGTTGATTTCCTTGATGGCCTTCTGGAAATAACCAATCGACAGTGTCGCCGGGTCCCACGTGTAAAAACGAACGGTCGGGGGAACCTTGCCCTCACTATGTAATTGCAAAATTGCTTCATCTACTGCCATATTCATCGGGGGTGACATTGCTTCCGTCACGATATAGCGCCACTGTTCCATTTATGTACCTCCTCATTCACAACGCCTTCATTGTACGCTTCTGGCATGAAGGACGGCAAGCCTCTGATGGGCTAATTTGAGCGGAAAGAAAAGCCGCCCGTAACGACAGGCGACTTTTCCTGGAATCTAGAATTATGCTTGCGGTTGATAACGCAGAATTGGCTTTCTTGCCGCTGTCGCTTCATCCAAACGTTTGACCACAGTGGTATGAGGAGCTTCCTGAACGATTTCTGGCGTTTCCTCGCACTCGCGGGCAATTTGCAGCATAACGTCGATGAACTCATCGAGCGTTTCTTTTGTCTCGGTTTCGGTCGGTTCGATCATGAGGCACTCGTCCACGATCAACGGGAAGTAGATCGTTGGCGGGTGATAGCCGAAGTCGAGCAAGCGTTTTGCAATATCGAGCGTGCGTACGCCCAGCTTCTTCTGGATTACACCAGACAGGACGAACTCATGCTTGCAGACGCGATCAAATGGCAGATGATAAGCCGTTGCCAGACGACGCATCATGTAGTTGGCAGAGAGCACCGCATTTTGGGAAACTTGCAGCAAGCCTTCTGGCCCCATCGTACGGATGTAGCTGTGCGCACGAACGAGAATGCCGAAGTTTCCGTTGTAGCCTTTGACGCGACCGATGGAAGCCGGACGATTGCTGTCCCAGTAGAAGCTGCCGTCTTCCTTTTTCGCTACGATTGGTGTAGGCAGGAATGGCTCGAGAATTTTTTTCACGCCGACCGGACCTGCACCTGGACCACCACCGCCGTGTGGTCCTGTAAACGTTTTGTGCAAGTTCAAATGCACAACGTCGAAGCCCATGTCTCCCGGACGAGCAATTCCCAGGATCGCATTCGCATTCGCACCGTCGTAATACAACAGCCCGCCCGCTTCATGGACGATTTTCGCCATTTC from the Brevibacillus brevis genome contains:
- the efp gene encoding elongation factor P yields the protein MISVNDFRTGLTIEVDGNIYTVLEFQHVKPGKGAAFVRSKLRNLRNGNTTEMTFRGGEKVNPARIESSTMQYLYASGDEYTFMNTETYEQMTFTRNQIERELRFLKENMNVQIMQYNGETIGIQLPNTVELVVTECEPGVKGDTASNVTKKATLETGFVVNVPLFVEEGERLIIDTRTEAYVSRA
- a CDS encoding M24 family metallopeptidase, yielding MKQRLHKLREALTQVGAEAFITEKTENRFYLSGFTGSTGWVIVTETEAFLVTDFRYVEQGQEQAPDFTVVNNERKAVEAIAKLLQEKGIKRLAFESSVSFSTYQDWNKGFDGVELVPTSGLLEKIRMFKDESEMVIIREAVRIAEAAFTHIQGYIKPGVRESDVALELEYFMRKQGATGSAFDMIVASGVRGALPHGRASEKVIQAGEMVTLDFGAAYQGYHSDITRTLSVGEPDPKMREIYEIVLRAQLAGLEALKPGVSAKDADAATRDIITAAGYGDAYGHSAGHGLGLEVHELPGLSTVSTFVLEPGMLVTMEPGIYVTGLGGVRIEDDVWITADGHENLNRSTKELLILPV
- the aroQ gene encoding type II 3-dehydroquinate dehydratase: MTSVLVLNGPNLNLLGTREPDVYGRETLEDVVTILKGVMDELGGKLEHLQSNHEGVLIDAIHQARGVHDGILINPGAFTHYSYAIRDALASVALPTIEVHISNIHAREPFRHHSVIAPIAIGQVVGLGIDGYEWALRALVRKIGKK
- a CDS encoding YqhR family membrane protein — its product is MERSKTGRKHKQERVSHTEEGRQGSKRISTSKILEVAFWGTIIWGLVRLMAHFLNMTPYGVGSFARPFISIEDENTFTSVCLGAIVLFVETAVASFVFSLLFSRIRAWWLGLVYGAVMLVIAGFFFHIANWEVATLSTEAAWYLTFGLFIGMTIILEQSDENHAWNESTR
- a CDS encoding DUF1385 domain-containing protein, yielding MVIVLAQQNVPSYGGQAVIEGVMFGGKTMTVTAVRKKNHEIEYFESPRSEYKWITTLKKIPFVRGIVGLVEASANGAKHLNFASEQYSMESGEEVSESPSKLTMILGVAVVGVLSFLFGKFVFTLVPVFLADFLLGKWVPDGVPQTLAEGGFKILLLLGYITAIAQAPLIKRLFQYHGAEHKVINAFESGVELTVANVQKFSALHYRCGSSFLIFSVFVGVVIYSLFSYDSLTERVVQRIVLLPLVIGVSYEVLQWTNKLRDVPVLRYLGYPGLWLQKITTREPDDSQVEVAIASFQKMRELDQKHVQERMVTTG
- a CDS encoding ABC transporter C family protein, whose amino-acid sequence is MLRRIPPVILIVIVLAIYGFLITLINDPVSTIVILGLSVVLFLVVRNYLQTGSFFSQGAGSGKPRQPKVKVKPKPSIARQAVKKQSTTPRKDHPFRVIEGSKGKQKEKQDEKSQNNISH
- a CDS encoding patatin-like phospholipase family protein codes for the protein MKADAVFEGGGVKGIAFIGALRVMEENGYTWERLAGTSAGSIVAALLGAGYSSHELKPIFEELDYLHFLKHSGLGRLPLIGPIYELVVREGIYRADRIELFIEELLQRKGVRTFGDLPPGKLKVVASDVTDGKMLILPDDLPRYGVEPDHFPVARAVRMSSSIPFFFQPAKLQSAGHVHYIVDGALLSNYPVWLFDVPGTPRWPTIGFRLSDDQDKREATSIKGLFSFSRGLLATMLDAHDRLYVEKAKAVRTIFIHTLGVRTTQFQLSKEMRQQLFESGEAAAHKFLAQWDFEDYVKVFRNSSPKMLV
- the mntR gene encoding transcriptional regulator MntR, with the translated sequence MPPTPSMEDYLERIYNLIEEKGYARVSDIAEALEVHPSSVTKMVQKLDKDKYLVYEKYRGLVLTPKGKKIGKRLVDRHSLLEEFMRIIGLDEEHIYQDVEGIEHHLSWESITCLEYLVQYFEADPKRIEELRNIRLLDEQKEE
- a CDS encoding NADPH-dependent FMN reductase encodes the protein MKIVGIAGSMNANSTTKQAIHIVLEAAKAAGADVEMIHLADWKLPLYDDRDDTSTYPEIVHRFVKAISEADGLVIGSPEYHGTMTGALKNAIDFLEARILRDKQVAIIGVAGGSMGATNTVNTLQLIMRNLHAWPLPSSPSIPSAYNAFTPEGKLKDERLHARMEQLGQQLVQYVQMMNPTPEKQLR
- a CDS encoding M28 family peptidase produces the protein MRSVRHYALCALLVCGTILPIPFLSHRAHAEETQDWIDPERLYGHVEQLARTARPPATETEFAAAVYVENTLRSYGYKTKLDPFSYYTYRKPTSLSLTMEEWPGQKWTVSSFAFGINGTATAEVVDAGLGRAVDFANDASRGKIALVKRGEIPFGEKVRQAAAAGAVALIIWNDREEGWNASLGEPLDMAVPVIALSKADGTKLQKRIMDKRPVKGTVKVEGAVTTKQTSYNIVASRKPNQNDTGQVVMVSAHHDSAGLSVGANHNGSGVAALLEIARDMADKSIDTEVRFVSFGAVTSGSRGPIAYVNALSATERQAMIAAFYVDGVGSQKAELVATNSLGNENLPIQLLRAAGVSPSDKDRTRERNGAAGYLAAAGIPTALVTSAGTGQATDDSLSQIDRKQIATATKAVLSAIHKITEQTTPAYPLGSPIGGQLRAESEALQ
- the dat gene encoding D-amino-acid transaminase, translated to MLYVDGKWVEDGQVAVHPEDRGYNFGDGIYEVVRIYKGRMYQWDGHLTRLFRSAKEIKMELPWSAEELTDLANQLIAKNNITENDDASLYLQVSRGASPRVHDIPSGIKPVIMGFVRRKDRPVADMKKGWTAQLVEDIRWLRCDIKTLNLLGAVLVKQYAKDAGAQESILHRNGIITECSSSNLFVVKNGELYTHQADNLILHGITRQVVIDLARNNGITVHEEAFDMAFLKQADEIFLTSTTAEIMPLISVDGVAVGNGQPGPVVLTLQDLFEQHINTSVLV
- a CDS encoding lipoate--protein ligase family protein — its product is MEQWRYIVTEAMSPPMNMAVDEAILQLHSEGKVPPTVRFYTWDPATLSIGYFQKAIKEINLEEVQKRGLGFVRRATGGRAVLHDQELTYSVIVSEDHPKMPSSVTEAYKIISLGLLHGFQNLGLSAEMVSLANEEEKEKYTSPGSSACFDSPSWYELVVEGKKVAGSAQTRQKGVILQHGSILLDMDVDLLFSLLHFPSERVKQRMIDSFRQKAVTINQVSPRPISLQESIEAFSKGFASGLEVELIPSTLTDEELALAEELVSTRYATDEWNLRR